The Clostridium septicum genome contains a region encoding:
- the secG gene encoding preprotein translocase subunit SecG, which yields MKNFLFILEAVLGLLIIVSVLLQPSKADALSGLIQGSKTETFFSKNKARTKEAMLVKLTIISAAAFAINTIALNLI from the coding sequence ATGAAGAATTTTCTATTCATACTAGAAGCTGTTCTAGGATTATTAATTATAGTATCAGTATTATTACAACCAAGTAAAGCTGATGCATTAAGTGGTTTAATCCAAGGAAGTAAGACTGAAACATTTTTCTCAAAAAATAAAGCAAGAACTAAAGAAGCAATGCTTGTGAAATTAACAATTATATCAGCAGCAGCTTTTGCTATAAATACTATAGCGTTAAATTTAATATAA
- a CDS encoding PH domain-containing protein: MGLFNGIMGNASEVKIEDLKKEYVKILAPSENIEKAYKLIRDMFIFTNKRLILVDKQGVTGKKTEYHSIPYRAITHFKIETSGHFDLDAELKIWISGTDLPIEKQFNSSLNIYELQAVLAEYCLR, translated from the coding sequence ATGGGATTATTTAATGGAATTATGGGAAATGCTTCAGAGGTAAAAATTGAAGATTTAAAAAAAGAATATGTAAAAATATTAGCACCTTCTGAAAATATAGAAAAAGCTTATAAGTTAATAAGGGATATGTTTATCTTCACTAATAAAAGACTAATATTAGTAGATAAGCAGGGCGTAACAGGAAAAAAGACAGAATATCATTCAATACCTTATAGAGCTATAACACATTTTAAGATAGAGACATCAGGACATTTTGATTTAGATGCAGAATTAAAAATTTGGATATCAGGAACAGACTTACCAATAGAAAAACAATTTAATAGTAGTTTAAATATATATGAGCTTCAAGCAGTATTAGCCGAATATTGTTTAAGATAA
- the rnr gene encoding ribonuclease R produces the protein MGIKQTLISFMREEAYRPMDIQELVAVFDINPDEYKPFKKALKSMEKEGLIVRTKKDKFALPERLGLITGKIQVHQKGFGFLIPEVEGEKDVFIPSSCMNGAMNNDKVIVQITRDDLNGKKREGEVSEVLERANTKVIGIYEDSRNFGFVVPEDTRLNQDIFISKKDKLNAKNGDVVICEVTKWPEKRRSPEGIIKEVLGQKGEKGLDILTIIKKYGLPEEFSAKVLDYAENISEEIDEKEYKRRKDIRNLRMVTIDGEDAKDLDDAVSIERLDEDRFRLGVHIADVTHYVREKNPLDKEALKRGTSVYLIDRVIPMLPKKLSNGICSLNPKVDRLALSCFMTIDRNGKVLAHEIEETVIRTSERMTYTDVTKILRDNDEELIKKYDYLVDDFKAMEELCTILRGKRMKRGAIDFEFEESKIILNEQGKPIDIKPYDRAIANRIIEEFMLVCNETIAEHMFWTNTPFVYRIHEDPDEEKLEKFKEFVYNLGYVVRWGQETHPRALQDLLEKVRGKKEETVVNTLLLRSLMKAKYSPECVGHFGLAAKYYCHFTSPIRRYPDLQIHRIIKEHINGKIDDKRSTRLTNIVEIASKQSSEMERLAQEAEREVDDLKKAEYMLDRLGEEFQGIISSVTSFGLFVELPNTIEGLIHITALDDDYYIYDEAHLCLIGERRKKVYKLGDEVKVKCSRVDIENREVYFDLVEVEDTKEEIKATKELVEKLPEVKADMKTNFSEEIMDEK, from the coding sequence ATGGGAATAAAACAAACGTTAATAAGCTTTATGAGAGAAGAAGCTTATAGACCTATGGATATTCAAGAATTAGTTGCTGTATTTGATATAAATCCTGACGAGTATAAACCATTTAAAAAAGCATTAAAGTCTATGGAAAAGGAAGGATTAATAGTTAGAACTAAAAAAGATAAGTTTGCCCTTCCAGAAAGATTAGGACTAATAACAGGAAAGATTCAAGTCCATCAAAAAGGATTTGGATTTTTAATACCAGAGGTTGAAGGGGAAAAAGATGTATTTATTCCTAGCTCATGTATGAACGGAGCTATGAATAATGATAAGGTTATTGTTCAAATAACAAGAGATGATTTAAATGGAAAGAAAAGAGAAGGCGAAGTTAGTGAAGTTTTAGAAAGAGCAAATACTAAAGTTATAGGGATTTATGAAGATAGCCGTAACTTTGGATTTGTTGTTCCAGAGGACACAAGATTAAATCAAGATATATTTATTTCAAAAAAGGATAAACTAAATGCTAAAAATGGTGATGTTGTTATTTGTGAAGTAACTAAATGGCCGGAGAAAAGAAGAAGTCCAGAAGGTATAATTAAAGAAGTTTTAGGTCAAAAAGGAGAAAAAGGCTTAGATATTCTTACAATAATAAAGAAATATGGATTACCAGAAGAGTTTTCAGCCAAAGTATTAGACTATGCTGAAAATATTTCCGAGGAAATTGACGAAAAGGAATATAAAAGAAGAAAAGATATTAGAAACTTAAGAATGGTTACAATAGATGGTGAAGATGCTAAGGATTTAGATGATGCAGTATCTATTGAAAGGTTAGATGAAGATAGATTTAGATTAGGAGTTCATATTGCAGATGTAACTCATTATGTTAGAGAAAAAAATCCTTTAGATAAAGAAGCATTAAAGAGAGGTACTTCAGTTTATTTAATTGATAGGGTTATACCAATGTTACCTAAAAAATTATCTAATGGAATATGTTCATTAAATCCAAAGGTTGATAGGTTAGCTTTAAGTTGTTTTATGACTATAGATAGAAATGGAAAAGTTTTAGCACATGAAATAGAAGAAACAGTAATTAGAACAAGTGAAAGAATGACTTATACAGATGTAACTAAGATATTAAGAGATAATGATGAAGAGCTTATAAAGAAATATGATTATTTAGTCGACGACTTTAAGGCTATGGAAGAGCTTTGCACAATTCTTAGAGGAAAAAGAATGAAAAGAGGAGCTATAGACTTTGAGTTTGAAGAATCAAAAATAATATTAAATGAGCAAGGCAAACCAATAGATATAAAGCCATATGATAGAGCAATAGCAAATAGAATAATAGAAGAGTTTATGTTAGTTTGTAATGAAACAATAGCTGAGCATATGTTCTGGACTAATACTCCATTTGTATATAGAATTCATGAAGATCCAGATGAAGAGAAGTTAGAAAAATTTAAAGAGTTCGTTTATAACTTAGGATATGTTGTAAGATGGGGTCAAGAAACTCATCCAAGAGCTTTACAGGATTTACTTGAGAAAGTAAGAGGTAAAAAAGAAGAAACAGTAGTAAATACGTTGCTATTAAGATCTCTTATGAAAGCTAAGTATTCACCTGAATGTGTAGGTCACTTTGGACTTGCGGCTAAATACTATTGTCACTTTACATCACCAATAAGAAGATATCCAGATCTTCAAATACACAGAATAATAAAAGAGCATATAAATGGTAAAATAGATGATAAGAGAAGTACTAGATTAACCAACATTGTTGAGATAGCATCTAAACAATCATCAGAGATGGAAAGACTAGCTCAAGAAGCAGAAAGAGAAGTTGATGATTTAAAGAAAGCTGAATATATGTTAGATAGATTAGGTGAAGAATTCCAAGGAATAATTTCATCTGTAACTTCATTTGGTTTATTTGTAGAATTACCAAATACAATAGAAGGACTAATTCATATAACAGCTTTAGATGACGATTATTATATTTATGATGAAGCTCATCTTTGTTTAATAGGTGAAAGAAGAAAGAAAGTTTATAAATTAGGTGATGAAGTTAAGGTTAAATGTAGTAGGGTTGATATAGAAAATAGAGAAGTTTATTTTGATTTAGTGGAAGTTGAGGATACAAAAGAAGAAATAAAAGCAACTAAAGAATTAGTAGAAAAATTACCTGAGGTAAAAGCTGATATGAAAACAAATTTTTCTGAAGAAATAATGGATGAAAAATAA